The Osmia lignaria lignaria isolate PbOS001 chromosome 14, iyOsmLign1, whole genome shotgun sequence genome has a window encoding:
- the LOC143306071 gene encoding uncharacterized protein LOC143306071 isoform X1 translates to MSDSIKVAVKVRPLIKREKDDNLPIQWTVQGNSIISTDPEMKKRGDGGFCFDHIFDMNISNLDVFNAIVKPIVNAAVNGFNGTVFAYGQTSSGKTYTMMGTLEEPGIIPLAIEHMFDAIANSAGREFLLRVSYLEIYNERVNDLLNKTGIDLKLKEDGTGQVVVQCKEEITNSPENVLVIMKKGDKNRRIGETNMNERSSRSHTIFRITIESREAGGSSDGAIQVSQLNLVDLAGSERARQTGATGERFKEGRHINLSLSTLGLVIMQLSESQDGQKHVNFRDSKLTRLLQTSLGGNAMTAIICAITPAALEETQCTLSFASRAKSVKNKPQVNEVMSDAALLKRYAKQLAKLQAELEKIKTGHRSAEMEEMESKLQEKDRINQLLEERIELLKTRIVSGDISDPEESFKCRSKRRQTWGGPAMFNQHLPAFQPKTGLPTIKEVSFEKPERKNVLQSIEMMNQTFQTEFADFELELFESERNRESKGDGSDSEEVPYITKRKHRVTFNDDIHTIKEKNSFDTTPEKCNISTQTGFHISPSTPKQTLRQRITDLTKEFVELREFTTLEKQLMCQENCFLREEAQILPVVRTRLKYDLEEIEETKVATASYDTECISEVKKRLTDLNLAEEKDVNRVIIELCVKLNEVEKQHSLEIDEHRKKTKQYSELKKQIENTTSERNEFEYISRELRAELKKKTVELELKNMSEENIKQQEMNKISELEKKIESITFEKNQFERSNVELSVELSKKTTELQKQIEDITSERNEFEHIRRELRKELNKKSLELERLRNDSIVANTETYRIVELEKEIESIRFERNKFEHANTELESAVNSERTEKQKAIEKVSELEKQIEEVVSNKNQAEEKITDLESKLLSERTINQEVTSKISELEKQMERVIFEKKELEQTNADLNNNVSELKSAIELQQTEHQQAIEKISNLEKKVETTISEKSKVECINTKLQSELDQKISELETEAISQQPGNQRTVELEKQIENLTFQNTEHERVNNEIRDELNQKNAEVEDNRMLQEIENRKAIEKIAEFEVQIESISSRNNELERIVAELNANIISEKTENQKAMETISELNKQIESITLERNKLNIELKERISEFNHAAYKSFEESSKNISELESKSEYDYISENNDLKNCVKNLQETLTNVQTENQDLKDQLTNQSILQSSKVNESNADLSTLIINIETEKSELEEVLQLKSRELEDIKNDVRGLKTDIQNLQDTIYLLTTENMEMANKLTTEQENAKQTELNLQKTIDELYMRISEVTNEKINLESDLETLKDQLESIRSKIPETSNEDSLFATYQIKIDKLTAENIELSTSIAEKNKELESIKESKSLLFDHECIYKERMAILEKNNKCLVAENNELSTDLIDKIEENDKLKEECDILKSKTKQLLTINENFAENEVEQLKVENNTLLAEVAELKTKVTILSDENAKFSNNLLKTLEDLDSSCNEKSYNNTLHLSTIFQNSTTEIGEDQDEENPEVLKNKVIMLQNKIDHVVRLNKKLSDLKLTSCSQCAHLRNVSESRRALKLEAKVLNQKLQDLQRKFDRKCADTEILKQKVNQDLNVSEINTPLNVSFVNEMDISFVEGKIQSLNDELETLKTDHEKLSILYEDKCNEFKKLQGGMIANTTNATDNLTLKKDSNKGENRVRQMQNYIDQLKDDVDEMKKNSTNFTVMFNQFKVEKAELLDEINMLKELNEELQQKGANNECIAINKVQILENDLENMSKEIEHFSKREKEFESQRLMLEVALENLKVEEENKNVLITQLNERIFCLSSELDKMRNQKNELIDTNIIQDKEEELECLKKRCEGMQKENMQSKELEQYNASKIKDMEAHINNLQTDIMNKESLFAELQKRTFNLEQLLQENEQAKHFLAEKLQAAETEVIEFKNNLEMKYKNEFDSMSLQYQQCLEESQNSVQQLNDTLNKYVDENLKLTGELSSLQSIKQKYNEMMNEKEQVLSRKNILDSDYEKLKKELDDIKTCMIKELTSLKCNINSTDISSKSINEIFIVLLHALVSKEKEVIKNIRETCEKEKRKLEDEKQQCIDMEKRTTIWAKELEAEIEKLHSDIMEREHAQKEYKNKVSQFEHLLKESTRENEILKQQVETLEADFNNVQTEFNKQCGIDNQQERAILVAQKREKEVQKIFECKEMELHSKMKTEKDMYEKKISELLYTIESYKTKNLELNSNIEGLEANEKQLKNILEANSIEMKKNNQNIDNMNAELEQFTLAYNKLTEEMDQKNSHIEEITGILKSKCDTLSEYEARLETLLLEYDMLKEHVKDQTSVIQQHKEEIEKIKKEREEQLEIIKGKLNSEEIKNAGLTKQLNELNNKNISLIEELNDLKEKYEELQEVNAKLERKIRNSTSKIKAQTEIEELKELNKTLQNNLEGARNRVIELQEAKSQTLKELVDLKGKYELTLQENAKIKTTSSSYKSKYSTSSSTIDESKYDALLLEKNKIALELEGNKLILNRKVEELKISVSQVQQLTKENKELDKELDEYAAVIQEKNAEISKLETELYEVEQKLEGCREENKKLQGQVGTSKLTSQTEMEMEIETEDEISVNALKGENLELQAKVDNYKKELDTQKSLLRQKEKEFMEYMLKIQDLTTRNRELHNELYKCAVGIRDRDAIISKLENTLRLHSAEKSMVNTLKENLETFKTENKKLKSEVEELEMKLRMYSNNEGVTLRRDSSKQKLQTTFDQNLGEQEDKCQQLKNKIRDLELDIVSQNGKIATLEIQIQSENFPYQKKCKELEEVVLAFRNKNAKLNSEIRKLQKTMNDVNAWECDICRRWQVNRKDQACQTIPDNAIRFCSSNSGVVEDYTKMQKLLNEKQMMKDLCRSRARLIKELQNRIKELEQI, encoded by the exons ATGTCGGACAGTATAAAAGTAGCTGTTAAAGTAAGACCCTTAATTAAACGGGAAAAGGATGATAATCTGCCGATACAATGGACAGTTCAAGGGAATTCTATTATTTCCACGGATCCAGAAATGAAAAAACGTGGCGATGGAGGATTTTGCTTTG ATCATATATTTGATATgaacatatctaatttagatgtATTTAACGCTATTGTAAAACCTATTGTTAATGCAGCAGTAAATGGCTTCAATGGAACAGTATTTGCTTACGGTCAGACAAGTTCGGGTAAAACTTATACCATGATGGGTACTCTGGAAGAACCTGGTATTATACCGCTTGCTATTGAACACATGTTTGATGCCATTGCTAATAGTGCTGGACGTGAATTTTTATTAAG agtATCATATTTAGAAATATACAATGAAAGAGTTAATGATCTTTTGAACAAAACTGGTattgatttaaaattaaaagaagatgGAACTGGACAAGTAGTTGTACAGTGTAAAGAGGAAATCACAAATAGTCCTGAAAATGTGTTGGTCATAATGAAGAAGGGAGacaaaaatagaagaatagGAGAGACTAATATGAATGAGCGTAGCAGTAGAAGTCATACCATATTTAGAATT ACAATTGAAAGCAGAGAAGCTGGGGGAAGTTCAGATGGTGCTATCCAAGTATCCCAACTGAATTTAGTAGATCTTGCTGGTTCTGAAAGAGCACGACAAACAGGAGCAACTGGTGAAAGATTCAAAGAGGGGAGGCACATCAATTTATCTCTTTCCACATTAGGTTTAGTAATTATGCAATTAAGTGAATCACAGGACGGTCAAAAGCACGTTAATTTCCGCGATAGTAAACTAACAAGATTATTGCAGACTTCGTTGGGCGGCAATGCTATGACAGCTATAATTTGTGCCATAACACCTGCCGCTTTGGAAGAGACTCAATGTACTTTATCTTTTGCATCTCGTGCTAAAAGTGTAAAGAATAAACCACAAGTTAACGAAGTTATGTCCGACGCAGCACTTTTAAAACGATATGCAAAGCAGTTGGCTAAACTTCAAgcagaattagaaaaaataaaaactggACATCGGTCTGCAGAAATGGAAGAAATGGAATCAAAGTTACAAGAAAAGGATCGTATTAATCAATTGTTAGAAGAGCGTATCGAATTATTAAAAACTCGCATTGTTTCCGGGGATATTTCGGATCCAGAAGAATCATTCAAGTGCAGATCTAAAAGAAGACAGACATGGGGTGGTCCTGCAATGTTTAATCAACATTTACCTGCTTTTCAGCCTAAAACTGGTTTACCGACTATAAAAGAAGTATCGTTTGAAAAGCCGGAAAGAAAAAATGTCCTTCAGTCTATAGAGATGATGAATCAAACATTTCAAACAGAGTTTGCTGATtttgaattagaattatttgaaAGTGAAAGAAATCGAGAATCTAAAGGGGATGGTAGCGACAGCGAAGAAGTACCTTACATCACAAAACGTAAACATCGTGTTACATTTAACGATGATATACATACGATTAAGGAGAAGAATAGTTTTGATACAACACCAGAAAAGTGTAATATATCAACTCAAACCGGTTTCCATATTTCCCCATCTACGCCAAAACAAACTTTACGTCAACGTATCACTGATTTAACCAAAGAATTTGTGGAACTTCGCGAGTTTACAACACTAGAAAAACAATTAATGTGTCAAGAAAATTGTTTTCTACGCGAAGAAGCACAAATTCTTCCAGTGGTACGAACTCGGTTGAAATATGACTtggaagaaattgaagaaacaaaagTAGCCACAGCCAGCTACGACACAGAATGTATTTCGGAAGTGAAGAAACGACTTACAGATCTCAATCTTGCTGAAGAAAAAGATGTAAACCGTGTAATTATTGAACTGTGCGTTAAATTAAACGAAGTTGAGAAGCAACATTCTTTAGAAATAGATGAACATCGTAAAAAAACGAAACAGTATTCAGAATTGAagaaacaaattgaaaatacTACCTCAGAGAGAAACGAATTTGAATATATCAGTCGTGAACTGCGCGCAGAACTGAAGAAAAAGACCGTGGAATTAGAATTGAAAAACATGTCGGAGGAAAATATAAAGCAGcaagaaatgaacaaaatttcAGAGTTAGAGAAGAAGATTGAAAGTAtcacttttgaaaaaaatcagttTGAACGTAGTAATGTTGAATTAAGTGTTGAATTATCGAAGAAGACCACAGAATTGCAAAAACAAATTGAAGATATTACTTCTGAAAGAAATGAATTCGAGCACATACGTCGCGAATTGCGTAaggaattgaataaaaaatcttTAGAATTAGAAAGGCTGAGGAATGATTCAATCGTTGCGAATACAGAAACATATAGAATTGtagaattagaaaaagaaattgaaagcatcaggtttgaaagaaataaatttgaacaTGCGAATACAGAATTGGAATCTGCTGTTAACTCAGAACGAACTGAAAAACAAAAGGCAATTGAAAAGGTTTCTGAGTTAGAAAAACAGATTGAAGAAGTggtttcaaataaaaaccaagCTGAAGAGAAAATTACTGATTTAGAATCGAAACTTCTATCAGAGCGAACTATTAATCAGGAAGTAACGAGCAAAATTTCCGAATTGGAAAAACAAATGGAACGGGTTATTTTCGAGAAAAAGGAGCTTGAACAGACTAACGCTGATTTAAACAACAATGTTTCTGAACTTAAGTCAGCAATTGAATTACAACAAACCGAACATCAACAGGCGATTGAGAAGATTTCTAACTTAGAGAAAAAAGTTGAAACCACAATATCTGAGAAAAGTAAAGTCGAATGCATCAATACTAAATTACAGTCTGAacttgatcaaaaaatttctgAACTTGAAACAGAAGCAATATCACAGCAACCTGGAAATCAAAGAACAGTGGAACTAGagaaacaaattgaaaatttaacattCCAGAACACAGAACatgaacgtgttaataatgaaatacgCGATGAATTGAATCAGAAAAATGCTGAAGTTGAAGACAATAGAATGTTACAAGAAATAGAAAATCGCAAAGCGATTGAAAAAATCGCTGAATTTGAAGTACAAATTGAAAGTATATCATCTAGGAATAATGAATTGGAACGTATCGTTGCTGAGCTGAATGCAAACATAATATCAGAAAAAACTGAGAATCAAAAAGCAATGGAAACGATCTCtgaattaaataaacaaattgaaagcatcacacttgaaagaaataaattgaatatcgaATTAAAAGAGAGAATTTCTGAATTTAATCATGCTGCGTATAAATCATTTGAAGAATCAAGTAAAAATATTTCGGAATTGGAATCAAAAAGCGAATATGATTATATAAGCGAAAATAATGATCTGAAAAATTGCGTAAAAAATTTACAAGAAACTTTAACAAACGTACAAACAGAAAATCAAGATTTGAAAGATCAATTAACAAATCAATCTATCTTGCAAAGTTCAAAAGTTAATGAAAGCAATGCAGACCTTTCAACTTTGATTATAAATATAGAAACAGAAAAGAGCGAATTGGAAGAAgttcttcaattaaaaagtcGGGAGTTGGAAGACATAAAAAATGATGTTCGTGGGCTTAAAACAGACATACAAAATTTACAAGACACTATTTATTTGTTAACGACTGAAAATATGGAGATGGCTAATAAATTAACCACTGAACAAGAGAATGCAAAACAAACAGAGCTTAATCTTCAGAAAACAATCGATGAACTTTACATGCGGATTTCTGAAGTTACAaacgagaaaattaatttgGAAAGCGATTTGGAAACTTTAAAAGATCAGCTGGAATCCATACGTTCTAAGATACCGGAAACAAGCAATGAAGATTCATTGTTTGCAACGTATCAAATTAAAATCGACAAATTAACAGCAGAAAACATTGAATTATCAACTTCCATTGCAGAAAAAAATAAGGAACTTGAGAGTATCAAAGAAAGTAAGTCACTATTGTTTGATCACGaatgtatttataaagaaagaatGGCTATTCTTGAAAAAAACAATAAATGTCTAGTAGCGGAAAATAACGAGCTCTCGACTGATTTAAtagataaaatagaagaaaacgaCAAGTTGAAGGAAGAATGCGatatattaaaaagtaaaacAAAACAATTGTtgacaataaatgaaaattttgctGAAAATGAAGTAGAACAGTTAAAGGTAGAAAATAATACATTGTTAGCAGAAGTTGCAGAATTAAAGACTAAAGTAACAATACTGTCTGATGAGAATGCAaagttttcaaataatttattaaagactCTAGAAGATCTTGATTCTTCCTGTAATGAAAAATCATATAATAATACCTTACACTTATCAACGATATTTCAAAACAGTACAACAGAGATTGGTGAAGATCAGGATGAAGAGAATCCTGAGGTGTTGAAAAATAAAGTTATAATGCTACAGAACAAGATAGACCACGTAGtacgtttaaataaaaaattaagcgATTTGAAATTAACTTCTTGCAGTCAGTGCGCGCACTTAAGAAATGTAAGTGAAAGTCGCCGAGCTCTTAAACTGGAAGCAAAAGTTCTGAATCAAAAGCTGCAAGATTTACAAAGAAAGTTTGATCGTAAGTGCGCGGACACTGAGATCCTGAAACAGAAAGTTAATCAAGACCTAAATGTGAGTGAAATTAATACTCCTTTAAATGTTAGCTTTGTAAATGAAATGGATATTAGCTTTGTCGAAGGGAAAATTCAGAGCTTAAATGACGAACTGGAAACTTTAAAAACCGATCATgagaaattatcaattttatatgAAGATAAgtgtaatgaatttaaaaagcTTCAAGGCGGTATGATTGCAAATACGACGAATGCTACTGATAACTTAACACTAAAGAAGGATTCGAATAAAGGCGAAAACAGAGTACGTCAAATGCAGAATTACATTGATCAGTTGAAGGATGACGTGGACGAGATGAAGAAGAACAGCACAAATTTTACTGTTATGTTTAATCAGTTTAAAGTTGAAAAAGCAGAACTGCTAGATGAAATTAATATGTTGAAAGAACTGAATGAGGAGTTGCAACAAAAGGGGGCAAACAACGAATGCATAGCGATAAATAAGGTACAAATTCTTGAAAATGATTTAGAGAACATGAGCAAGGAAATTGAACACTTTTCTAAGCGAGAAAAAGAATTCGAAAGTCAAAGGCTGATGTTAGAAGTAGCGctagaaaatttaaaagttgaagaagaaaataaaaatgtactaATTACTCAATTAAATGAACGTATTTTTTGTTTAAGCAGTGAATTGGATAAAATGAGAaatcagaaaaatgaattaattgaTACGAATATAATTcaagataaagaagaagaattagaatGTCTGAAGAAACGATGCGAAGGAatgcaaaaagaaaatatgcAAAGTAAGGAATTGGAACAGTACAATGCATCAAAAATCAAAGACATGGAAGCgcatataaataatttacaaacagACATAATGAATAAAGAATCTTTATTTGCAGAACTTCAGAAGAGAACGTTTAATTTGGAACAGCTTTTGCAAGAAAATGAACAAGCAAAACATTTTCTTGCCGAAAAATTACAAGCAGCTGAAACTGAAGTAATTGAATTCAAAAATAATctagaaatgaaatataaaaatgaatttgattCAATGTCACTGCAGTATCAACAGTGTCTAGAAGAATCTCAAAACAGTGTACAACAATTAAATGATACGTTAAATAAATATGTTGATGAAAATTTGAAGTTAACAGGAGAACTAAGTAGTTTACAAAGCATTAAACAAAAGTACAATGAAATGATGAATGAAAAAGAACAAGTACTCAGTAGGAAAAATATATTAGACAGTGATTATGAAAAACTGAAAAAAGAATTAGATGATATTAAAACATGTATGATTAAAGAATTAACATCGCTCAAATGTAACATAAATTCAACAGATATTTCAAGTAAATCTATAAACGAAATCTTTATAGTTTTGTTGCACGCGCTTGTatctaaagaaaaagaagtaattaaaaatatacgtGAAACTTGTgaaaaagagaaacggaaaTTAGAAGATGAGAAACAGCAGTGTATAGATATGGAGAAACGTACGACGATATGGGCTAAAGAATTGGAAGCAGAAATTGAGAAACTTCATTCGGATATCATGGAACGAGAACATGCCCAGAAGGAGTACAAAAATAAAGTTTCTCAGTTCGAACATCTTTTGAAAGAGAGCACTCGTGAAAACGAGATTCTTAAACAACAAGTCGAAACATTAGAAGCGGACTTCAACAATGTACAAACTGAATTTAATAAACAGTGTGGAATTGATAATCAACAAGAAAGAGCGATACTTGTTGCTCAAAAACGAGAAAAGGAAGTACAGAAAATTTTTGAATGTAAGGAAATGGAGTTACATTCGAAGATGAAAACCGAGAAGGACAtgtatgaaaagaaaataagcgAGCTACTGTACACCATTGAATCATACAAAACAAAGAATTTGGAATTAAATAGTAACATCGAAGGACTAGAGGCTAATGAAAAGCAGCTGAAGAATATTTTAGAAGcaaattcaattgaaatgaaGAAGAATAATCAAAATATAGATAACATGAATGCAGAACTCGAACAATTTACACTGGCTTATAATAAATTGACTGAGGAGATGGATCAAAAGAATTCTCATATCGAAGAAATCACTGGAATCTTAAAAAGCAAATGTGATACTCTTTCTGAGTATGAAGCCAGACTGGAAACACTTTTATTAGAATATGATATGTTAAAAGAACATGTTAAAGATCAGACATCAGTCATTcagcaacataaagaagaaatagagaaaataaaaaaggagagaGAAGAACAATTGGAAATTATCAAAGGTAAATTAAATTCAGAGGAAATAAAGAATGCTGGATTAACCAAGCAACTAAATGAATTGAACAATAAAAATATCTCTTTGATAGAGGAGCTAAACGACTTAAAAGAAAAGTATGAAGAACTTCAAGAAGTAAATGCAAAATTAGAAAGAAAGATTAGAAATAGTACCAGTAAAATTAAAGCACAGACAGAAATAGAAGAattgaaagaattaaataaaacattgcaGAATAATTTAGAAGGTGCGAGGAATCGTGTGATAGAACTTCAAGAAGCAAAGAGTCAGACTTTGAAGGAGTTAGTTGACCTGAAAGGTAAATATGAACTTACATTgcaagaaaatgcaaaaataaaaacaacatcatCATCATATAAGTCTAAATACTCTACTTCAAGTTCAACAATAGACGAAAGCAAGTATGATGCGCTTCttttagagaaaaataaaattgcattagAATTGGAaggtaataaattaatattaaatcgaAAAGTTGAGGAACTTAAGATATCTGTAAGTCAAGTACAACAATTaactaaggaaaataaagaactaGATAAAGAGTTGGATGAATATGCAGCAGTAATTCAGGAAAAAAAtgctgaaatttcaaaattagagACCGAATTGTACGAGGTAGAACAGAAATTGGAAGGATGTagggaggaaaataaaaaacttcAAGGTCAAGTGGGAACATCTAAATTGACATCACAAACAGAGATGGAAATGGAGATCGAGACAGAGGATGAGATTAGTGTTAATGCATTGAAAGGAGAGAATTTAGAATTACAAGCCAAAGTAGATAActataaaaaagaattagacacacaaaaatcattattacgcCAAAAAGAGAAGGAATTTATGGAATACATGCTTAAGATACAAGATTTAACAACAAGAAACAGAGAGCTCCATAATGAATTGTATAAATGCGCAGTAGGTATTCGTGATCGTGATgctataatttcaaaattagagAATACTTTGCGTTTACATTCAGCAGAGAAGAGTATGGTTAATACTTTAAAAGAAAATCTAGAAACCTTCAAgacagaaaataaaaaacttaaAAGTGAAGTTGAAGaacttgaaatgaaattaagaaTGTATTCAAACAATGAAGGAGTCACGCTAAGAAGAGATAGTtcaaaacaaaaattacaaacTACATTTGATCAAAATCTTGGTGAACAGGAGGATAAGTGTCAACAACTGAAGAATAAGATTCGTGATTTAGAACTTGACATAGTGTCGCAGAACGGGAAAATTGCAACATTAGAAATTCAAATCCAAAGTGAAAACTTTCCCTATCAGAAAAAATGTAAAGAATTAGAGGAAGTCGTCCTTGCGTTTCGTAATAAG AATGCTAAGTTAAATTCTGAAATAAGGAAACTACAAAAAACTATGAACGATGTCAATGCGTGGGAATGCGATATCTGCAGGCGATGGCAAGTTAATAGAAAAGATCAAGCTTGTCAAACGATACCTGATAACGCAATACGTTTCTGCAGCAGCAATAGCGGAGTTGTTGAG gaCTATAcaaaaatgcaaaaattattGAACGAAAAACAAATGATGAAAGACTTATGCCGCTCCCGAGCAAGACTAATAAAAGAATTACAAAATAGAATAAAGGAACTAGAACAAATATAG